A genomic region of Terriglobia bacterium contains the following coding sequences:
- a CDS encoding VWA domain-containing protein, protein MRLRNKKLFGIIFFVLLGATSFWGTQGPTTTPQQNQQRVQATPLPPDIDPSDPALPAWVPKPAPTAAKPAATPTNVQPGLEPGPLPGTEVGAVTKNGDRYTFRSQVNEVTLSAVVLDARRHLVTNLAETNFAVYEDNQPQKITFFKRQDIPVSIGIVVDNSGSMRTKRAAVTKAVLNLIQASNPQDEVFVVNFNDDPYLDQDFTNKIPPLREALDRVDSRGGTALYDAVIASADHLAKGAKKEKKVLLVITDGVDNESRESLESAIRKVQDDNGPTIYTIGILGDEPGIKRAKRALQSLSDQTGGVAFFPKDLMEVDEISQEVARDIRNQYTLTYKPSNPRSNGGYRKVKVEARAPGYKDLQVRTRDGYFADEKRTAAKQ, encoded by the coding sequence ATGCGCCTTCGCAATAAAAAGCTTTTTGGAATAATTTTCTTTGTGCTGCTGGGCGCCACCTCTTTTTGGGGAACGCAAGGCCCAACCACCACGCCGCAGCAAAACCAGCAGCGTGTACAGGCCACGCCTTTGCCACCGGATATCGATCCTTCTGATCCGGCTCTTCCAGCCTGGGTGCCCAAGCCAGCGCCTACTGCTGCGAAGCCGGCTGCTACGCCCACTAATGTACAGCCCGGGTTGGAGCCAGGGCCGCTTCCAGGAACTGAAGTGGGCGCGGTCACTAAGAACGGCGACAGATACACTTTCCGCTCACAAGTGAATGAAGTTACGCTTTCCGCTGTGGTGCTTGACGCAAGACGGCATCTTGTTACCAACTTGGCTGAGACCAATTTTGCGGTTTATGAAGACAATCAACCGCAGAAGATAACGTTTTTCAAGCGGCAGGATATTCCTGTTTCCATCGGAATCGTGGTGGACAATTCCGGCTCCATGCGGACCAAGCGCGCCGCTGTTACCAAGGCTGTTCTTAATTTGATCCAGGCCAGCAACCCGCAGGATGAGGTGTTCGTCGTGAATTTCAATGACGATCCTTACCTTGATCAGGATTTCACCAACAAGATACCGCCCTTGCGCGAAGCGCTGGACCGGGTTGATTCACGAGGCGGTACCGCGCTCTATGACGCCGTAATCGCTTCCGCCGATCACCTGGCCAAAGGCGCTAAGAAAGAAAAGAAAGTCCTCCTGGTGATCACGGACGGCGTCGATAACGAGAGCAGGGAATCACTGGAATCGGCCATCAGAAAGGTCCAGGACGATAACGGACCTACCATCTACACCATTGGAATTCTAGGCGACGAGCCAGGAATCAAGAGAGCCAAGCGCGCATTGCAAAGCCTGTCAGACCAGACCGGCGGCGTGGCTTTCTTCCCCAAAGATTTGATGGAAGTGGATGAAATCAGCCAGGAAGTGGCGCGTGATATCCGCAACCAGTACACGCTCACTTACAAACCATCGAACCCCCGCAGCAATGGGGGATATCGCAAGGTGAAAGTGGAAGCGCGCGCGCCAGGCTATAAAGATCTTCAGGTACGGACGCGCGATGGTTATTTTGCCGACGAAAAGCGCACGGCGGCTAAGCAGTAA